From the genome of Pseudophryne corroboree isolate aPseCor3 chromosome 9, aPseCor3.hap2, whole genome shotgun sequence:
acataattctcaaatgtaacagatttatttggtgcaacaccatgtacattttgatatacaccacaaattaaggaagcacgaagatcttaagcagaaattagtttaatttacaatacctaatagatggttacagtacactaaggctttgcagttagaaTTTTTACACAAAGTATGGTAATAATGTTTtcgccactttttcaacagtccgacagaccagccggccagacaggcctcagacaactcaggatgatgctgggattgcaggtaagaattcactgtagtcacatattctgcaaacacatagaagtacaaaatattaatgtttatatattctcataggttctgcttctgtaagcctacctcctctaaggcgcccatcacagggctcggggcacttacccaggaggccaagtaagacacggcgtcttggcacggaatctgcggctccatcttccccacccaggcggcgcatttctgcagtgtcaccccagccaccactggcactattggcgagtccacagagtgatgagccccgatcacctcagttatctggtgagtcaaaacagaaactaaacacatagcaaataatctacacagtacagttactatgttgtgagttggagttgagattacatgtttgccataacaagcaatgtgatgttacgtcttcaattgttaaaggtgcaaatgcttaatttttcaatgtcttagtggttgatatcgccaacatcatttttaaaaaagaacatacatttgtaaatattttgaccacacacgtgcacataaaaatttaaaaaatgtaaaaaaaaactttttcaaaaacaccctccacaacattatagtgttcacacacctcccctgtccggtatgtagactgcttacttgctccgctcctcttgactatccaggtaagcagtctatatcgtggacaggggaggtgacatagcactgtaatgctgtggaggggaggtatttaggtgaggattccgcaagtctgtctatgtgcacgcctgtgatggtatatatgttttttgagAACAAACAAATTATAAGTTAAGAAAAACAACTCTAAAAACTtgagaaatggagtattatgaatgtagtaatgtttagaactagcaaatatatttttagaaaagtaaacattgcatgttggccaccccatacagagccaagcttgatggccgacgtggaccagcagggacaagaccaacagtcaaccttcacactgcaactaacacctgttgacccgagccagccaatacagctgcaggatatcccccaagcctccatgagtccacaactggcacaagctccaccccagccacaaataccagatgacttttggtccagttggacaagccaacagacccaaagcaatgccagcctgaccgcacatacccaacaccttgccagtctgccccatcatctaccgcgcattagtcgcaactcgggcagactgactgtccaagtaggccgaatcgcaacatcgatggagcaaatacgggcagacaacaaccaaatgctggctcatttaacgcgcatcattgatgagcaacagcgccaccaACAAACACTCGtacaactaatacagcacaaccaggttgtgaatgagtctttatcccggattgtagccagccacactgcaaccaacacacaactgaatgcaagcataaataatttgagcaacaacataacattaatggcagctcaacaagtgacctccagctctggaaccacgacccctatccaaacgccagtaacctcccctgttcggcgttcctcccgagcacgtgccagtgagccagcacaaagcacagcacccagcacacacaagcggaaaaaataagacTTTTGAAAAATTTGAGTAACGCAATAAAAATTTAGTTTtgtcaaacacacaacttcctgtgtccgtctcaaacattgtagaagctgctatgtatgtatgtatgtttttcatgggtaatgtctgaaaatgtattgataacataaactaagtacaatgtacacaccactataaacaacaaacagtaagtaacaaaacacacaattgattgtagtgcaaagtgtttagtcaaggataattacatccgacaaaaacttaccagaaaaataccgcaggatcacttcttgccgtacctgcctccctacatatgtactcacactgtcaccagatgtttctaactcctctgcttgctgactgctttctccctcatcatgtgccagatgttgacttaaacacagattatggagaaaacagcagcagaacacaattctagtcacctttgagggactatacaacaaaaggcctgcagatttatccagacaccgaaaccgtgacttcagcacaccaaaacatctttctatcacattccgcgtagccttatgtgcatgattgtaactgtgttcagcaggagaatcaggttgggacaatggagtaaggagccaagagtagcagccgtaacccccatcacctgaaaaacagatatagtcaacattagtacatgtgttagaTTATTCATTCCCCTAGtcaaaactcgagtttgtggttaaaagacatacacacaaaacattttaaacatacccaacagccagccatcaggcatttgtccgtcctcaaatttatcgaagagcgatgactgactgaggatgaaggagtcatggcagccaccagggtaacctgcaacaacactcataattttaaagtttgcatcacagaccacctggacattagttgattgggccagatgtctattcgtatatatgtattggcggcccctaggtgatctcagctgaacgtgtgtgcaatctatggcccccagcacattgggcatgccagcaagctcatagaaagctaccctgacagcacgccactccgactcctgggtagggaagcagattgaggcattaatatgtggatccaagacatccaaaacctgagtggacattaaacaagctaaggtgagtgtcatgttaggtattctatacaatactgtgttgtttgtacttacagaagcaacacttagacataaccggctatgttttttttgactcacctgattcaaatatcttgaaaaggtgggctgtgagataccaatcacgtcgcctgccacagcctggaagctcccagtagccataaagtgtaacacagccaggagtttgtgtaggcctgagacagagcgagagcgtgctgtctcagggtctagtcccagtttgacaaggtcatacaggcggaaaatgttggttctatttaggcggaacatctgtatgaccctatcatcggacaatgcgtttaagtttaaacgacctctaaaaaaacgaggctggcgcagcctccgcggcacctggacaacctgctgaccatgttcacttacctggccctgatttctggaagcctcatggagcagtctaaggtatcccacagcaaacataaattcattggcacacaccacagccgccatttcagagtgagagaatttcaaaatgtgcctggaacacttttatagggccaaacattcaggtgtgagtaatggataattgagtacacatgtaaacacgcttttcaaaagcagccgcgtttttttttaggacttttttacgatttgtattttttcacggccgcaaatgcattttcacggcagatattacaattacgaatggttagtaaatgaccgagattcatatctaaacaggcgtattttgaccgatggtgtattcattcgtgatttttaccttgaacttccaaaatattacgaatgcccacatcactgccgtgatttgagtttagtaaattaccgagatgacactttgatgaaaaaacggcatctcggtcaaaatcgggagcttagtaaatttaccccataatgtgcagtgccagatagacatgacatgccccccagcagtgccagctacacatgacatgccccgcagcagtgccagctacacatgacatgccccgcagcagtgccagctacacatgacatgccccgcagcagtgccagctagccagctacacatgacatgccccgcagcagtgccagctacacatgacatgccccccagcagtgccagctacacatgatagtgttcactttttagggcatggtgctgatcacagggagggcacatttttaagttaggagggcaaaatgatgtacatactgcttgttgttcccatacctatatgtcaaagaatgcacagtgcgcgccggaggcgcgcagcaaaatttaaggggagttacttcgtggggaaggtacgtggccacataatagtggcaatttgcattacaccaca
Proteins encoded in this window:
- the LOC134957147 gene encoding uncharacterized protein LOC134957147, giving the protein MAKEAKSARKTGGGPPFRATYREWEEPVRALIPAEVVSATHVRDSDRPTQDVRQTSRPDRPQTTQDDAGIAGSASVSLPPLRRPSQGSGHLPRRPSKTRRLGTESAAPSSPPRRRISAVSPQPPLALLASPQSDEPRSPQLSEPSLMADVDQQGQDQQSTFTLQLTPVDPSQPIQLQDIPQASMSPQLAQAPPQPQIPDDFWSSWTSQQTQSNASLTAHTQHLASLPHHLPRISRNSGRLTVQVGRIATSMEQIRADNNQMLAHLTRIIDEQQRHQQTLVQLIQHNQVVNESLSRIVASHTATNTQLNASINNLSNNITLMAAQQVTSSSGTTTPIQTPVTSPVRRSSRARASEPAQSTAPSTHKRKK